A single genomic interval of Spinacia oleracea cultivar Varoflay chromosome 6, BTI_SOV_V1, whole genome shotgun sequence harbors:
- the LOC110793449 gene encoding peroxidase 57-like translates to MESFHKYTNVIAFLFLFFSSPLTLALQVGFYSKTCPNAETIVQQVVQQRFAADKSVAAALLRMHFHDCFVRGCDASILIDSTSTNQAEKASGANGSVREFALIDQIKAKLEQSCPQTVSCADIITLATRDSVALVGGPKYNVPTGRRDGLISKSNEVNVPGPSSTVSQAQQSFKIKGLTINDMVVLLGGHTVGITHCSFISDRLTNFQGTGAPDPTMNKTLLTQLKGTCGANPSADPSIFLDQKTPFVFDNEYYNQLKSNNGVLQIDQELAVDPLSSTLVNNMAANNAGFVQNFAKAMVKMGGIQVLQGTAGEIRTNCRVFNKN, encoded by the exons ATGGAGAGTTTCCATAAATATACAAATGTTATTGCATTTCTCTTCTTGTTTTTCTCTAGCCCTCTCACTTTAGCCCTTCAAGTTGGGTTTTATAGTAAAACATGTCCGAACGCCGAAACTATAGTTCAGCAGGTGGTGCAACAGAGGTTTGCGGCGGATAAGTCTGTTGCTGCAGCCTTGCTTCGTATGCATTTTCATGATTGCTTTGTTAGG GGTTGTGATGCATCCATATTGATTGACTCAACCTCAACCAACCAAGCTGAAAAGGCCTCAGGCGCAAACGGGTCGGTTCGTGAATTTGCACTCATAGACCAAATCAAGGCCAAACTCGAACAATCATGCCCACAAACGGTTTCTTGTGCAGATATCATAACACTCGCTACTCGAGACTCAGTTGCCCTAGTTGGGGGCCCAAAGTACAACGTCCCAACAGGTAGGCGTGATGGGCTCATCTCAAAATCCAACGAAGTAAACGTTCCAGGCCCATCTTCCACCGTATCCCAGGCCCAACAATCTTTCAAAATAAAAGGGTTAACCATAAACGACATGGTGGTCCTTTTAGGTGGTCACACCGTTGGTATAACTCATTGTAGTTTCATTAGTGATAGGTTAACCAACTTCCAAGGGACCGGAGCTCCGGACCCTACTATGAACAAGACGTTGCTTACGCAGCTTAAGGGAACTTGCGGGGCAAACCCGAGCGCGGATCCTAGTATTTTCCTTGACCAGAAGACACCATTTGTGTTTGATAACGAATACTATAACCAGCTTAAGAGTAACAATGGCGTGTTACAAATTGATCAAGAGTTAGCCGTGGATCCCTTAAGCTCTACGTTGGTTAATAATATGGCAGCAAATAATGCTGGATTTGTACAAAACTTTGCAAAAGCCATGGTTAAAATGGGGGGTATCCAAGTTCTTCAAGGGACTGCTGGTGAAATTAGGACAAATTGTAGGGTCTTTAATAAGAATTAA